One Lycium barbarum isolate Lr01 chromosome 5, ASM1917538v2, whole genome shotgun sequence genomic window carries:
- the LOC132641746 gene encoding glycosyltransferase BC10-like: MCVSLCAKAMKYQIQNQNSIAMAIKLFNTPLNILNLLSSFFFFACGITCGIIFTFYFKNFSLNLQVINGQILNYSSSSSQPLSPPLSPPPVIPRLGFNEYIKPPSVEHDMSDEELLWRASMVPKVKEFPFERVPKVAFMFLTRGPVLLAPLWELFFKGHEGLYSIYVHSDPSYNQSEVESPIFHGRRIPSKEVEWGKVNMVEAEKRLLANALLDISNQRFVLLSEACIPLFNFSTIYTYLMNSKKNFVETYDLPGPVGRGRYHSRMSPIIKLQQWRKGSQWFEMDKDLAVEVVSDKTYFPVFQKHCLGSCYADEHYLPTFVSMKFGKRNSGRSLTWVDWSKGGPHPARFHRSDVTAEFLEKLRSQSRCEYNGEKTRVCYLFARKFTPHALSRLLIFAPKVMQFNH; this comes from the exons ATGTGTGTTTCTCTTTGTGCAAAGGCAATGAAGTATCAAATTCAAAACCAAAACTCCATAGCAATGGCTATCAAATTATTCAACACCCCATTAAATATATTAAatctcctttcttctttcttcttctttgctTGTGGTATAACATGTGGCATTATTTTCACTTTTTATTTCAAGAACTTTAGTCTCAACTTACAAGTCATCAATGGCCAAATACTAaactattcttcttcttcttcacaacccCTTTCACCACCACTATCACCGCCACCGGTAATTCCTCGATTAGGGTTTAATGAATACATTAAGCCACCTAGTGTTGAACATGATATGAGTGATGAAGAGTTGTTATGGAGAGCTTCAATGGTGCCAAAAGTTAAAGAATTTCCATTTGAGAGAGTTCCAAAAGTGGCTTTCATGTTTTTAACAAGAGGGCCAGTTTTGTTAGCACCACTTTGGGAGCTATTTTTTAAAGGCCATGAAGGGCTTTACTCCATTTATGTGCATTCTGATCCTTCTTACAATCAATCAGAAGTTGAAAGTCCTATTTTCCATGGCAGAAGAATTCCCAGCAAG GAAGTAGAATGGGGCAAAGTAAACATGGTTGAGGCTGAGAAAAGGCTATTAGCAAATGCTCTTCTTGATATCTCAAATCAAAGATTTGTTCTtctctcagaagcatgcattcccttgttcaatttctccacaatttacACTTACCTAATGAACTCCAAGAAAAATTTCGTGGAGACCTATGATCTCCCCGGCCCAGTGGGCCGGGGCAGATACCATAGTCGAATGAGCCCGATAATTAAACTTCAACAGTGGAGAAAAGGGTCTCAATGGTTCGAAATGGACAAAGATCTTGCCGTCGAGGTAGTCTCAGACAAGACGTATTTCCCGGTGTTTCAGAAACACTGCCTAGGCTCGTGTTATGCTGACGAGCATTACTTGCCGACATTCGTGAGCATGAAATTTGGGAAGAGGAATTCAGGCCGGAGCTTGACTTGGGTCGACTGGTCGAAGGGCGGGCCCCACCCAGCTCGTTTTCATAGGTCAGATGTAACTGCGGAGTTCCTGGAGAAGCTAAGGAGTCAGAGTCGTTGTGAGTACAATGGTGAGAAGACACGTGTTTGTTACTTGTTTGCAAGGAAATTTACCCCTCATGCTTTGAGTAGACTCTTGATTTTTGCACCAAAGGTTATGCAATTCAACCATTAA